In Glycine max cultivar Williams 82 chromosome 4, Glycine_max_v4.0, whole genome shotgun sequence, the genomic stretch GATTGTAAGTTGCAAGAGATGTTTCATATAGCATTGGAGTTGTTTCCAAGCCTTTGGATCAAGGCAGGGTTTCTAGATGAAGCTGTCACTGCATATCATCGTGCTCTTGTCAAGCCATGGAATTTGGAGCCAAGAAGGTTGGCTGCTGTACAAAAAGATTTAGCTATGATACTACTCTATGGTGGTGTTGAAGTAAGCCTACCCTCTCAGTTGCAGGTGTGGAGTAAAACTGCACCCAAGAGTAGTGTTGAAGAAGCAATACTTATGCTATTAATACTCATGAGCAAGGTGGCAATTCGGGAAATAGACTGGGATGCTGAAATAATGGATCATCTTACTTTTGCACTTTCAGTGACGGGGATGTTTGAGTTATTGGCAGATCATGTAGAGCAGATCCTTCCAGTTATTTATAGTCGAGCTGAGAGGTGGTACTTTCTTGCTCTGTGTTATAGTGCAGCAGGACATGATGAGGTAGCATTGAACCTTTTGAGGAAAGCTTGCGGCAGTTCTGAAGCAAACCATAGACCccattttccttcatttttgtttggaGCAAAACTCTGTTCCTTAGACCCTCACCATGCTCATGAAGGCATTAACTTTTCACGTGAAGTTATTGATCTAGCTAAGCACCAAAATGAGCATTTTCTTAGTCAAGGCCATAAATTTCTTGGCATCTGCTATGGGGCTGCCGCTAGAATTTCTGTACTGGATTCTGAAAGAAGTATATTTCAAAGAGAGTCTTTGGACTCTCTAAACTATGCTGCTGTAAGTGAAAATGATGACCTGGAAGTGATATTCAGCCTTGGACTGGAAAATGCAATTCAAAGGAATCTGGATGCAGCTTACAACAACATAATGATGTCCTCAGACATGACTGTTGGCAGTTCAAGAGGTTGGCAGCTATTAGCACTCATAGTATCTGCACAGCAGCGATTTAAGGATGCTGAAACTATAGTTGATTGTGCTTTAGATGAGTCTGGTGGGATGGATCAACTTGAACTTCTAAGATTGAAAGCAGTACTTCAAATTGCTCAGCGGCAACCCAAGCAAGCAATAGAGACATATAGGATCTTGCTAGCGCTAATTCAGGCAAAAAAGGAGCTTTTGATTCAAGATAACAACATTGATCAAGGACAAACATTCAGGCATGAGGTGTGTAGTACTTTCAAAGGAAGTAACATCCCTTGTATAGACTGATGGTTAAAGTTGATTGAAAAGAAGCAATACCCTTGTCTACTGGAAGCTGCTAAAAACAATGATTACACCTAGAATTAATTCTACTTAGGGCTTTTGATGTCTGTTAAAAGAAcccacaccccccccccccccccccccaatcctTCCCCTTTTCAAAAAGAGAAATGCTACCAAAGACACTCTTTAtcattagttgaaatttattagaaattgcATCATTTTGTGGGTTCCACATCTTATCTAATGAATCCCTCTCttgattttatagttttcaataaattttaaccaataggAAAGACTGTGTCAGGAACAGTGTGTTCCTAGTGCTCTTTGTAAAGTTATATGCTAGAATTATCATTTTGGATGTCCAAAGATTATCCTATATATGCCTAGAGTGGAAGAAtgataattaatgattttgtgcaattttttcattttaattattactattattttcttGAGTAATGATTAGTCTCATCTCTGAAATCTTGAGAAGAATTCTCCTTCTAACTTTTCCATCCCACTTGGCAGGCATTAACAGAAAGGAAGCTGGAAATGGAAGCATGGCAGGATTTGGCTACTATTTATACAGATGTCGATTCCTTGCTTGATGCAAAAACTTGTGTTGACAAAGCCCAGTTGATAGAATTTTTCTCTCCAAGAAGTTGGCATATTACAGGTAAGGAAAATGTCTGTTTAAGTTTTTATGGTTGAACTCGTGTCTGCATTGAGTGTTTATGCTCATGCTAAACTAATATGCAATTCCCTGTGCAAAATTGCAGGGATGTTGCTAGAAGCTCAATCATTATACAAAGAGGCATTTGTTTCCTTTTCAGTATCATTGTCAATAGAACCAGATTACATTCCCAGTATCATTTCCACTGCAGAATTGTTGATGAAACTTGGTATGCAATCACTTCCGATTGCAAGAAGTTTTTTAATGAATGCTTTGCGATTAGAACCTACAAACCATGATGCTTGGTTCAACCTTGGATTGGTTTCAAAAATGGAAGGTTCATTACAGCAAGCAGCAGAGTTCTTTCAAGCTGCTTATGAACTGAAGCTTTCTGCTCCAGtacaagaatttaaataatttagactTTGGAAAAACAGCCTTATTGTTTTTGGTTGAGGGAAAGTGAGCTTGACTAAGAGCATGATAGAAAACATGCGAGCAGCAACTAGATGACAAAAATACTCATCCCACAATTACCATTGCTTGGTTGTTGATTTGCTCAAAATGTATAGCTAAATCTAGCTGCTAATCTGTAGATTTCCTTCATTCTGTTATAATCAAATCTTGTTGTTTCACAAGTACAACTAATAGTGGACAGAAATGGTAAAATGATGCGTTTTATAATATCCTGCCAAATAATGACACCTACTAGATAGTCGAAGTTCCCACAATACTAGTCTTGATTGTTACTGCTTTCGTGTCTTTCTTTTACCGTGAAACAAAATTACCTATTGTTCATCCCTATTTCAAATTGTTCATTTAGCGTATACAGTAAATATCAGAGgtctaaacgttggttaaaggGATTGTTGAAGGTGTGAAGCCGGTGGGAAAATGATTGAACATAAAAAGAGAAGCAAGCTACACGATACAGGGCATATTTAACTCTTAAAGTATGCCAAAAGGCAATCGCATTTCCCTAAATCACAGATTCAAGTTGACATTTATTCTGATGGCGTTTAATTTCTAGGTCATACTCATTCTCTGTAGCTCAAAATATTAGTGGCAGTATGTCGCACGTATTTCACCAAAGGTAGAATCATACAACAAGTCCATGTTCTTAATTACTTCTTAGTCCCCAatcccaccaaaaaaaaaaagaaaagacgaCGTAATTTGGTTGTGCGTTCAATTTTTGggaaattgagtttttttttttttttttcaatagcaAGTTACcaacaaaaggaataaaaacaCCAAACTACATTCTCAACTTATCCTTGTTTCCTTTTACATCACGAATACTTTGCAATCAAACAGAATATTTTCTGGATCTGGAATACAACAAATTTGACCGATGGTACAGTTGTAGGAAAGACCGTTTGTTCATCACCGGAACAAGGAAAAGCTGGCAGTGCGGAGGATTTGACTGGACCTATACATAGTACTGCATAACAAGAAAGGAAAAACCATTGAGACAAATGATTTCATAGTGCACAGAAGAGGGTTTAAATAGTAACTAAGGAATTGTCCTAATCAACACAATGTTGAAAAGCAGTGGATTAACCCAATTCATGTGAAAGAGTGATGTAAGCATTTTGCTGATACGGATATGCAACGCTAGACAGAATTCAGGAAAAATCTTGAATATGTTTATCAGTAATATTGtataattagattttattttggcTTAATAATTGTTATATTGTAGTTTTTTGACTAAAAAATGATCTGCATTTACATTAAAAACTTTGTTTAAAAATCTTGTTTACATGAAACAGAAGTTTTAAAAGGGGCAACGTTGCATGTAATAAACAGTTGGCCTAACCTCAATCCATCTGCCACTGCATCAACACATGAAAAGTCAAAACATATTATCAATGTGCTTTAATGGATTCATGAACAGGTTGTTAGCCAAACGGCAAGGGCAACAAAGCAGCATATCAAggggaaatattttttaagatttttttttcacatagaAAAAGTGAGATAAATTCCTAATCAAATAAAAGGATCAATTTCCCTAGAATTGTATGATGGTGATTTAGCAGAGATTTAACATTGTGAGTTAATACTTGCCAAAAATCAAGTGGCCCCCTTGTATCCCTAAACCTTTACAAAGGCTTCGCCATTGCTGGAGTTTTCAGGTTCCTTTACCGTTTCTGGTTGCTTTGCCTCTCCTTGTTGCTCTAGCCTGCAATAACAATCAAAAATCAAAACCTAAAAGGTAgtctatgtatatatatacccaTATCATCACCCACAAAAATACCATTTGTAAGaacattatttttccttttcatacAATCTCAACAACTACCTACAATTATGCTACGTTCATTACCAATTAATAGTTACGATGTTTGGATTACCATTGCACCCCTTCTAAAAGTATGTTCAGAATAAAGGATACAAAAAGTCTCATTGCACATTTGCACTATATGGACTCCCACAAACATGTCAGAACATGCATGTATATGTATGTCTCACGCATGGAATGTAGACCATAATCCCAAGTTGCACGAATAAACAATCACCATGGTGAATGCTTTACGTAGAAAAATGAACATATATATTAACGTAAGGATGAGAAGCATGCATAATAATGAAAGCAACAGGTCAATTTTCACAAGCATGCATGATGAGCAAggttttgataattaaaaagaaaacccaaataaatatatgaaacaTTTGCAAGAATTAATGCAATATGATGATAAGCATGAAATGGTTTAATGAGAAAGAAGAAATGGGAAGTACTTTTTCTGGGCggcttcagcagctctagcacGCGCTTCTTCAGAGGCcaatctctcttcttcttttgtcataCGCTTGTTGCCTCCGTCGAGGCAACCAAAGCACAACCCCATCGTTTCGTCCCTCTCCCCTTCCCCCCTCTCTCTGTCACCCTatgatctctttctttctctctctcaactttttttctctttctgttTCCTCTCTCTCCTGGCCTATACGCCTCGACAATCtgtgttttccttctttttttttgaattgtCTACCTTCCCCTTTTTCGTTGGAATGGATGGGGATTGAGGATGATGATGAGTAAGATGCTATATTAATATGGCTATTAACAATTGTTTAACaactcttaaataaataaaacaacaataatttaacaataaaaggCCTACGTTCTTTGCATGTTCTATGAAATTCCGTTGGGCCATTCCGCGTTAAATTTGTGTCACCCACTCATAGTTATAACAACGCAGTATGGCTAACCGGAATAAACGAAAAAAATACCAGAGTATATGtgctaaaaacatatataaaattatttaatgaaattagtaTGAGATATTTATTGTGATTAATCTTCATCAAGACTATAAACACTTATAAGATGAatattcttcttttaatttaatttatttcatgtcTAAGAAACAAAAAGTTATAATCACTAATGCACAAGactttatctttaaataaattcaacaaaaaaatgtacaaataaaaaaatacaccaaataaaaaacgaaataaaataatttggaaTTGTTGGATAAGATTTATTACTTAAAATGATTAAAGAATACGTGTcacatatttctttttatgttatacaaattgtgatttttcttatttgctttgtttttaattttttattttacaatttagtCTATCtaagttttcaaatttcaattcttAAAATCGTTTATATATAGACTAAAATCACTTGATCATCCTGAGAATGGATTACATTATACCGATATAATTTTGATAACTATTGTattattctataattttttcttaaaatttactattggattgaaattttttttatataaattacttatgcaaaatattatattaatataaatatttaaaatatactaaaatatggatcatttgattacttttttgtcagttatttgattttgacaaaatttgacacaaacgatcttaataatatatagatataattcaatgattaaattaataaaaatcgcATCATATATCAAGTtacaaataatgtaaaaatgatCAAAGTAACATTGGTAAAATTTGATCTATCATATATATATggccaaatattatttttaatagaaacaTACCATAATGAATTTCGTAGTTAAACTTAATTGGTtgtctactttaatttttttctcttcttcattAAGGTTTATGATAATTgctaaatatgaattattttttataataaaaatatattaaaaatatctttaaaaatatttatttagtagttatttttGACTTAAATGTtatgaattgatattttttttatttatgacttaCAGATATGAAAATGAGGGATTAAAAGCGAAAAAGatctaaaaaatatcaaaaatatgaataagacAGATTTTTGGCATGAAACCCAAGTTACTCAAAAACTATAAAAAGGGAGTCAagccaaagaaaaaaataccacTCCGGAGACTCATAACTCTCTAATAAATACATTCTAAGCCTAAGTGTCTTTAGTAGGGGAAATCTTTCTTTTATGTCCTTTTTTCATCCTTTATCTTCTATCACTTTCTAAACCTTTTTCAAGTGTAAGACTCCTTATGATTATGAGAGGttaaacccttagttagggtcTAACAGGCCTAAAAAgtcaaaagatgtattgtacaCTTCAATGCAAACATGTGTTTTAtttcctattatcctttcttattttaattttatgtatcatTCATGTTTACATCATCTTTAGGGGTTAAGTGTTCGACAAAGGATAATTCTTAATATAAATACAAGAAATGTCTTACATGCATAATTTTAGGGATTAGTTGTgagggtaatttctaatagaactaaaaggaaagaatatcttaataaaatcattgctagataTAAAGTGATTGCATTATCTTCAtacatcaaaataaatatataaaattataacttcatgtattttatctattgagttTTTACagaagtttatttaaatttatttgtcaaaataaatgattgttttaataaaataagtaattttctatttttttattatgttagttTAAACTGTttctacttaaaaaataattttttttcttattttaagaaGTAAATCTTATCtacagttttttaaaaacatttattttaaagttactcTTTGTTTAAACAAACTCATTCTAAACCAAACCCCCATCCTGATTggttaataatatatatcatttcATTGCTTAAAATCCATCTTGTGCCAATTTgtcataaaaattcaaaaattactcGTATTAAATAAAACTCCTGTATTTTTAATGCTAATTAAgcatttgttaattaattatttaactaagcaCTTTTTAATCAACTCTCTAATTTTTATTGTCTACCACTACTGCCAATAAATCCTATTTGATGCAGGGATAAAGATAAGGACtccaacacattttttttattgtcaaatattaattattaatttttgttgataaaaaatttaagtccataactttttccttttttgtttttccttcacAACTATACCAATCAATACCTTCTTCCAAGTATTTTAGTTAGACTAAGCTTACGTTTAGTTGTAGATTGTTCTGGATTTCTGGTTGTGCCTCGATCGTACAATTTGGGATCATTGTTAAATgatatggctctcactcttttGTGGTACTCATACCCATGGCACGCATAAGATTATCTTGAACAAACAGTTATAataacatttcattttttttttagatataagGTATTAGAtgattaaacaaaaagaaatgaaaaaaatgtcacaggtttttttactaataaaattaacattctaacaattaatatttttccataaaaaaaaacacttcatgaTTCTGGACTTATATAATCTTTTTGACTTATTCcgataaattgatttaatttactaaaataagtttttttaacttattcaattaaatttcaatataaaacTTATGGTACAAACTCTCACGTGATAAATACTTTCTTGAATAAACATTTAAACGCACCTGTAAAACACTCTACTATATGTTGGTGCATCAGTGGATCTTTGAACATGAAACATATGATATGAGTGTGTTTTGGCAAGGTACTTAGACAGAGTATAAGTTATTTTGACTAGCTTATAATTGAAATGTAGATAATTTACCCTTAgcatttttaaagttttgtaaaattataccaaattattttttaatcttaaaattgcGGTAGCTTTTTctgctttaaattttaattttccgaTATATCCATATCAttctatgttaaaaaaaaacaaagaaaaaagaatactatGGGAGATTAAAAGGATTTTATTACAGGGAGTTAGAACAGAAGAGAAATGTAGGTTCAAATTCTTTTACTAATAttctaataaaactaaaaaattaatattgactaataaaaaatgattatattaaatttcaagGAAAATCAATTTCCTCTTTGTATATAAGTCGCAAATTAAATGATGATAAGGATACAATACTCTATAAACTTAACCTGCTGGCTTTTGCGCTATAAGATATACTTTGGTTGAATGTTGGTATTTTGTAGTGCGAACGGAAAAATATTCTCTAATAGTATGACTTCTGTGATCACAAAGCTTCTAGATTTATGGTAACTGGTAAGACTATGGCGAGTTATTGGGGATCCCGTAGAAAATGCTTCTTTTATggaaaatatcaatatataataatttgtaattaaatgatagTGTGACAAATTTCACACTGAAAGagtattttgattaaatttgttttttaaatacttaatttaaatttacattttattatattaaaataaaatattaaaatggcATGGTGTTgataaattgttaattaaatttaaaattatataaattaatttattttattaaaatttaaatcaaatagtTGAAtcgataaaaatttgtttttcataaaaagttataaaaatattttttaaatgtttgacACTTGGTCAATTAATCTTCTCACTCTCTTTATACGCATTAactacaatatatttttaaatagaatagaagaattaaaaatacatatattacaAATTCTATTAAAGAATAACATCTTTATACTTGAGCTGCgttgattaaattttttgaataattttaaatcctcTTACAATATTCTTCTATTAATCTTCTTGCTTCTCTTGTATGcaaattttaaatgtattttatatttttaagtcattaaatacatttattttttatttttacaagatAATAGGAAAAGTTGTAGaggaatataactttttttttcaaattatttttaaaacctaaCTAGGTTGGTAGGGAGTTTGTTGGATgcatgttaagaaaataaaggtgTATGTATGTGGTGACAAAGGAGGACCGTTCGATAGCAGCGGAATAAATGATACTGAGATTGAGACCACACTACGCAACTAATAATATACATGACCTAATGTTTTCTGATCCAATCACAATGGGATTTGGACATGTTTAATACTAACAACTACATTTCACAGCAACTTTTTTAACAAGG encodes the following:
- the LOC100780807 gene encoding protein NPGR1, translating into MLCACSSGEQFIFEEPPHSPESLATRDFSASGLSSRTGEWEPKFDETQVEEAESILKEALSLNYEEARALLGRLEYQRGNFDAALQVFQGIDIKGLAPRMIKAIAERTKQRKPRSKADIMVPNVMSLHSVSLLLEAILLKARSLEELGQCIEAAKECRIILDTVESALPNGMPEGIGEDCKLQEMFHIALELFPSLWIKAGFLDEAVTAYHRALVKPWNLEPRRLAAVQKDLAMILLYGGVEVSLPSQLQVWSKTAPKSSVEEAILMLLILMSKVAIREIDWDAEIMDHLTFALSVTGMFELLADHVEQILPVIYSRAERWYFLALCYSAAGHDEVALNLLRKACGSSEANHRPHFPSFLFGAKLCSLDPHHAHEGINFSREVIDLAKHQNEHFLSQGHKFLGICYGAAARISVLDSERSIFQRESLDSLNYAAVSENDDLEVIFSLGLENAIQRNLDAAYNNIMMSSDMTVGSSRGWQLLALIVSAQQRFKDAETIVDCALDESGGMDQLELLRLKAVLQIAQRQPKQAIETYRILLALIQAKKELLIQDNNIDQGQTFRHEALTERKLEMEAWQDLATIYTDVDSLLDAKTCVDKAQLIEFFSPRSWHITGMLLEAQSLYKEAFVSFSVSLSIEPDYIPSIISTAELLMKLGMQSLPIARSFLMNALRLEPTNHDAWFNLGLVSKMEGSLQQAAEFFQAAYELKLSAPVQEFK